In Vigna angularis cultivar LongXiaoDou No.4 chromosome 8, ASM1680809v1, whole genome shotgun sequence, one DNA window encodes the following:
- the LOC108345481 gene encoding uncharacterized protein LOC108345481 isoform X2: MLSGRNSTDLGPVGDNFGDNFSALTANSGEVRDQLYNFQMLEVAHHKLPQPKDSERPRAYTPKHPTITPPSFPKVQAPIVYNPAFWEKVGLEPYYFDTLFFAFYYQQNTYQQYVAAKELKKQSWRYHRKYNAWFQRHKMPKVATDEYEHGTYVYFDFRIANDDKQHGWCYSIMTDFTLNYNYLEDEPIV, encoded by the exons ATGCTGTCTG GAAGAAATTCTACTGACCTTGGACCTGTTGGTGACAACTTTGGTGACAACTTTAGTGCATTAACTGCTAATTCTGGTGAAGTTCGTGATCAGTTATATAATTTTCAGATGCTTGAGGTAGCTCACCACAAACTTCCGCAACCTAAGGACTCAGAACGTCCCAGGGCCTATACTCCT AAACATCCTACGATAACTCCTCCTAGTTTTCCTAAAGTTCAGGCCCCTATTGTTTATAATCCAGCCTTTTGGGAGAAAGTGGGTCTAGAACCATATTATTTTGATACccttttctttgcattttactATCAACAG AACACTTACCAACAATATGTGGCTGCAAAAGAGCTAAAGAAACAGTCTTGGAGATATCACCGCAAGTATAACGCATGGTTTCAACGGCATAAAATGCCAAAAGTTGCAACAGATGAATATGAGCATGGAACATATGTGTACTTCGATTTCCGTATAGCAAATGATGACAAACAACATGGGTG GTGTTATAGCATCATGACTGACTTCACTTTGAATTATAATTACCTTGAAGATGAGCCTATTGTCTAG
- the LOC108345481 gene encoding uncharacterized protein LOC108345481 isoform X1, translating into MLYTHTHKNMEITQDDALTANLGVIGRNSTDLGPVGDNFGDNFSALTANSGEVRDQLYNFQMLEVAHHKLPQPKDSERPRAYTPKHPTITPPSFPKVQAPIVYNPAFWEKVGLEPYYFDTLFFAFYYQQNTYQQYVAAKELKKQSWRYHRKYNAWFQRHKMPKVATDEYEHGTYVYFDFRIANDDKQHGWCYSIMTDFTLNYNYLEDEPIV; encoded by the exons ATgttatatacacacacacacaaaaacatgGAAATAACGCAAGATGATGCATTAACTGCTAACCTTGGTGTTATAGGAAGAAATTCTACTGACCTTGGACCTGTTGGTGACAACTTTGGTGACAACTTTAGTGCATTAACTGCTAATTCTGGTGAAGTTCGTGATCAGTTATATAATTTTCAGATGCTTGAGGTAGCTCACCACAAACTTCCGCAACCTAAGGACTCAGAACGTCCCAGGGCCTATACTCCT AAACATCCTACGATAACTCCTCCTAGTTTTCCTAAAGTTCAGGCCCCTATTGTTTATAATCCAGCCTTTTGGGAGAAAGTGGGTCTAGAACCATATTATTTTGATACccttttctttgcattttactATCAACAG AACACTTACCAACAATATGTGGCTGCAAAAGAGCTAAAGAAACAGTCTTGGAGATATCACCGCAAGTATAACGCATGGTTTCAACGGCATAAAATGCCAAAAGTTGCAACAGATGAATATGAGCATGGAACATATGTGTACTTCGATTTCCGTATAGCAAATGATGACAAACAACATGGGTG GTGTTATAGCATCATGACTGACTTCACTTTGAATTATAATTACCTTGAAGATGAGCCTATTGTCTAG
- the LOC108345481 gene encoding uncharacterized protein LOC108345481 isoform X3 codes for MLYTHTHKNMEITQDDALTANLGVIGRNSTDLGPVGDNFGDNFSALTANSGEVRDQLYNFQMLEVAHHKLPQPKDSERPRAYTPNTYQQYVAAKELKKQSWRYHRKYNAWFQRHKMPKVATDEYEHGTYVYFDFRIANDDKQHGWCYSIMTDFTLNYNYLEDEPIV; via the exons ATgttatatacacacacacacaaaaacatgGAAATAACGCAAGATGATGCATTAACTGCTAACCTTGGTGTTATAGGAAGAAATTCTACTGACCTTGGACCTGTTGGTGACAACTTTGGTGACAACTTTAGTGCATTAACTGCTAATTCTGGTGAAGTTCGTGATCAGTTATATAATTTTCAGATGCTTGAGGTAGCTCACCACAAACTTCCGCAACCTAAGGACTCAGAACGTCCCAGGGCCTATACTCCT AACACTTACCAACAATATGTGGCTGCAAAAGAGCTAAAGAAACAGTCTTGGAGATATCACCGCAAGTATAACGCATGGTTTCAACGGCATAAAATGCCAAAAGTTGCAACAGATGAATATGAGCATGGAACATATGTGTACTTCGATTTCCGTATAGCAAATGATGACAAACAACATGGGTG GTGTTATAGCATCATGACTGACTTCACTTTGAATTATAATTACCTTGAAGATGAGCCTATTGTCTAG